A stretch of the Rosa rugosa chromosome 5, drRosRugo1.1, whole genome shotgun sequence genome encodes the following:
- the LOC133710699 gene encoding uncharacterized protein LOC133710699 has protein sequence MERRSKRKRKPESDAAVSEDTTAFAVLLSALSSQNPDSHRPLLTKCLNKLRRSFHSPLLSLLPTLLTRTSASLASRAADMVGSAALESLDMNRTIASDADIIHALLSRCSVSACNALLDLCTTWVGRRRLIEFSVLPTILFRFLRVRKYSTISVTVCSASGDSKDVNSVSVGFKMDEVSVLILNSAIILINTCDIEQLDKIPGHLSQAFFAFMRNLWANVRNAMSLASPLDSTPGGDLYISNIRVGHVAESLFRLSICASRLVTPLPFRVVERRVFGFTESGFRGFMSNHWEVSPFLVRRLSAGVKIEEDDFFGPLSVNLVGAYPSFLSSILPGMVSCLPISSDELNILAFLEEAQSKLGCPLIYQQDIRVVKTKSKKEVHFFVDSLASCCIKDPHCLSAEDVSKCEEAYKDGYTVALRGMEFRFDSVAAIAEGLASVFGQPSVGANMYLTPPNSQGLACHYDDHCVFVCQLVGTKKWRVSSQSNVQLPRLYDPLDSLHGSEVQNSMGDCKQYLLREGDILYIPRGVLHEACTENVSLDGSASCSLHITLGIEVEPPFEWEGFVHVAFFSWYQKQKQVNNSFESSSGTIHDISANLFHVAIGLLGDSDPIFRKACLVASIFSSSHTNNWLDLNQRIIFSQLIDKISTQTRFLEMFRSIELAVQENKDSLQRIKWLGFLNLDKESSLNHDQNMPFMGMKNLLSLCIQHKDNVEAAFQQLKSGFCENVIFEDAIVSYKLLLDKYRNVRKQYMNGMVSLHHQL, from the exons atgGAGAGGCGCAGCAAAAGAAAACGGAAACCGGAATCCGACGCCGCCGTCAGTGAAGACACCACCGCCTTCGCCGTCTTACTCTCCGCCCTCTCATCTCAAAACCCCGACTCCCACCGCCCCTTACTCACCAAATGCCTCAACAAACTCCGCCGCTCCTTCCACAGccccctcctctctctcctccccactCTCCTCACCCGCACCTCCGCTTCCCTCGCCTCCCGCGCCGCCGACATGGTGGGCTCCGCCGCCCTCGAGTCCCTCGACATGAACCGCACCATCGCTTCCGACGCTGACATCATCCATGCCTTGCTCTCCAGGTGCTCCGTCTCCGCCTGCAATGCTCTTCTCGATTTGTGCACTACTTGGGTCGGACGACGCCGTTTGATCGAGTTCTCTGTTCTTCCGACGATTCT ATTTCGGTTTCTTCGGGTTCGTAAATATTCAACAATTTCAGTTACTGTGTGCTCTGCCTCTGGGGATAGCAAAGATGTAAACTCTGTTAGTGTAGGATTTAAGATGGATGAAGTTTCTGTGTTGATTCTCAATTCTgcaattattctcatcaatacCTGTGACATTGAACAATTGGATAAAATCCCGGGACACCTATCGCAAGCTTTCTTTGCATTTATGAGGAATCTGTGGGCGAATGTGCGAAATGCAATGTCACTCGCAAGCCCTTTGGATTCTACACCAGGGGGAGACTTGTATATTAGCAACATTAGAGTTGGTCATGTGGCCGAAAGCCTGTTCAGGCTTTCCATTTGTGCGTCTCGGCTCGTCACGCCTTTGCCTTTTCGTGTGGTTGAGAGACGTGTATTTGGTTTCACTGAGTCGGGTTTTAGAGGTTTTATGTCTAACCACTGGGAGGTATCGCCATTTCTTGTGAGGAGGCTGTCAGCTGGGGTGAAAATTGAGGAGGATGATTTTTTCGGCCCATTATCAGTGAATTTGGTGGGAGCATATCCTTCTTTTCTTTCGTCAATCCTTCCAGGGATGGTTTCTTGTCTTCCGATTTCTTCAGACGAGTTAAATATCCTTGCATTTCTGGAAGAGGCGCAGAGCAAATTGGGTTGTCCTCTAATTTACCAGCAGGACATTCGGGTTGTTAAAACGAAAAGCAAGAAGGAGGTGCATTTCTTTGTGGACAGTCTGGCATCTTGCTGCATAAAGGATCCTCATTGTCTTAGTGCCGAGGATGTTTCAAAATGCGAAGAAGCATATAAAGACGGTTATACAGTTGCGTTACGCGGAATGGAGTTCCGGTTTGACAGTGTTGCTGCTATTGCAGAAGGATTAGCATCTGTTTTTGGTCAACCATCTGTAGGTGCTAATATGTACTTGACACCACCAAATTCTCAGGGCTTGGCTTGTCACTATGATGACCACTGTGTGTTTGTATGCCAACTTGTTGGGACTAAGAAATGGAGAGTTTCTTCTCAGTCAAATGTTCAGTTACCTCGATTGTATGACCCTCTTGATAGCCTACATGGTTCAGAAGTTCAGAATTCAATGGGTGACTGCAAACAATATTTGCTTAGGGAAGGTGATATTTTGTATATCCCCAGAGGTGTTCTTCATGAGGCATGCACTGAGAATGTTAGTCTTGATGGGTCTGCTAGCTGTTCCTTACACATTACACTTGGTATCGAGGTTGAACCTCCTTTCGA GTGGGAAGGATTTGTTCATGTTGCATTCTTCAGTTGGTACCAGAAGCAAAAACAAGTTAACAATTCTTTTGAGTCTTCATCTGGAACCATTCATGATATATCTGCGAATCTCTTCCATGTTGCCATTGGGTTGCTAGGTGATTCTGATCCTATCTTTAGGAAGGCTTGCTTGGTTGCTTCAATCTTTTCCAGTTCACATACAAATAACTGGCTTGATTTAAACCAGAGAATCATCTTCTCTCAGCTGATTGATAAAATTAGTACTCAGACAAGGTTCTTGGAAATGTTCAGGAGCATAGAATTAGCAGTCCAGgaaaacaaggattccttacAACGAATTAAATGGCTCGGTTTTCTCAATCTGGATAAGGAAAGCAGTCTAAATCATGACCAGAATATGCCTTTCATGGGGATGAAAAATTTATTGTCATTATGTATTCAACACAAAGACAATGTAGAAGCTGCATTCCAGCAGCTTAAATCTGGGTTCTGTGAAAACGTGATATTTGAGGATGCAATAGTTAGTTATAAGTTACTGTTAGATAAATACAGGAATGTCAGAAAGCAGTATATGAATGGAATGGTTTCACTGCACCATCAATTGTGA